Proteins encoded by one window of Erythrobacter sp.:
- a CDS encoding SDR family NAD(P)-dependent oxidoreductase produces the protein MTRTLLITGASSGIGAATARAASRSGWNVALLARSADKLATLRQELGERALALPCDITDRTALDEAVASAVKRFGGIDAVFANAGMGVKHPGIETGDPGEWHEMIHLNILAVLATAHATLPQLRKTKGHFVITGSHAGRIHLQGSVYGATKWFVQGLAGNLAEEMREWGGRCTLITPGMVDTPFFDESKPTKLQADDVANAVIFALSQAATSCVREINLLPND, from the coding sequence ATGACCAGAACACTCCTCATCACCGGTGCTTCTTCCGGCATCGGCGCCGCAACCGCCCGCGCTGCCAGCCGGAGTGGATGGAACGTGGCCTTGCTGGCCCGCTCCGCCGACAAGCTGGCGACATTGCGGCAGGAACTGGGCGAACGTGCGCTTGCCCTGCCCTGCGACATTACCGATCGCACGGCACTGGATGAAGCGGTGGCCAGCGCCGTGAAGCGGTTCGGCGGGATCGACGCTGTCTTTGCCAATGCCGGAATGGGCGTGAAGCACCCCGGCATCGAGACCGGCGATCCGGGTGAATGGCACGAGATGATCCACCTCAACATCCTTGCGGTGCTCGCCACCGCGCACGCCACCCTGCCACAGCTCCGGAAGACCAAGGGCCATTTCGTGATCACCGGATCGCACGCAGGGCGCATTCACCTGCAAGGCTCGGTCTATGGCGCGACCAAGTGGTTCGTGCAGGGGTTGGCGGGAAATCTGGCGGAAGAAATGCGCGAGTGGGGCGGGCGCTGCACCCTGATTACCCCCGGCATGGTGGACACGCCGTTTTTCGACGAGAGCAAGCCGACCAAGCTCCAGGCCGATGATGTCGCCAACGCGGTGATCTTCGCGCTCTCGCAAGCGGCCACCTCTTGCGTGCGCGAGATCAACCTGCTGCCGAACGACTAG
- the ligA gene encoding NAD-dependent DNA ligase LigA has protein sequence MNNESPTEAEAANELMRLARAIAHHNRLYHAEDSPEISDADYDALIRRNAELEAAFPHLIREDSPSRAVGHEVAASPLSKVTHAVRMMSLDNAFADDEVAEFVARVRRYLNLAEDAPVAFTAEDKIDGLSCSLRYENGDLVLAATRGDGQVGENVTANVAHIGDIPQRLAGAGWPQVFEVRGEVYMAKADFAALNAAQAEAGGKLFANPRNAAAGSLRQKDAGVTAQRPLRFWAHGWGAVEGALPGATQHKVIGAIAEWGLPVSPLFTRAASVEEMLAHYRAIEQARADLPYDIDGVVYKVDRLDWQARLGFVAKAPRWALAHKFPAERAQTTLEAIDIQIGRTGKLTPVGRLTPVTLGGVTVTNVTLHNRDEIARLGVRPGDRVVVQRAGDVIPQVVENLTREEERPAFAFPDHCPQCGSEAVAEEGEVDVRCTGGLVCPAQRTERLKHFVSRAALDIEGLGEKTIDQFFALGWLESPADIFRLHQRREAILALEGWKDKSVDNLLASVENKRAPDAARLLFGLGIRHVGAVTARDLLKNFHSLEALRETAESARAGDAEAAAALGSIDGIGGAVVEALGDFFHEEHNRQVWDDLLSEVSPPRYEVQTVDSPVVGKTVVFTGKLETMSRDEAKAQAERLGAKAAGSVSAKTDLLVAGPGAGSKLKKAAELGIEVIDEAGWAEIVAAAG, from the coding sequence ATGAACAATGAATCTCCCACCGAAGCCGAAGCCGCCAATGAGCTGATGCGGCTCGCCCGCGCTATCGCCCATCACAACCGGCTCTACCATGCCGAAGATTCGCCGGAAATTTCCGACGCCGACTATGACGCGCTGATCCGCCGCAATGCCGAGCTGGAGGCCGCGTTCCCGCATCTGATCCGCGAGGACTCGCCCTCGCGCGCCGTAGGGCATGAAGTAGCCGCCTCGCCGCTCTCCAAGGTCACCCACGCGGTGCGGATGATGAGCCTCGACAATGCCTTTGCCGACGACGAGGTAGCCGAATTCGTCGCGCGGGTGCGGCGCTATCTCAATCTGGCGGAGGACGCGCCCGTAGCCTTCACCGCCGAGGACAAGATCGACGGCCTCTCCTGCTCGCTGCGTTACGAGAACGGCGACCTGGTGCTCGCCGCCACGCGCGGGGACGGGCAGGTTGGGGAGAACGTCACCGCCAATGTCGCGCATATCGGCGATATTCCGCAGCGACTGGCGGGCGCGGGCTGGCCGCAGGTGTTCGAAGTGCGCGGCGAAGTGTACATGGCGAAGGCGGACTTTGCCGCGCTCAACGCCGCGCAGGCGGAAGCGGGCGGCAAGCTGTTCGCCAATCCGCGCAACGCGGCGGCGGGATCGCTGCGGCAGAAGGATGCCGGCGTCACCGCGCAGCGCCCCTTGCGGTTCTGGGCGCATGGCTGGGGGGCGGTCGAGGGTGCGCTGCCGGGGGCGACGCAGCACAAGGTGATCGGCGCGATTGCAGAATGGGGCCTGCCCGTCTCGCCGCTGTTCACCCGCGCGGCTTCGGTCGAGGAAATGCTCGCCCACTATCGCGCCATCGAACAGGCGCGCGCGGACTTGCCCTATGATATCGACGGTGTGGTCTACAAGGTGGACCGGCTCGACTGGCAGGCGCGGCTCGGCTTCGTCGCCAAGGCCCCGCGCTGGGCGCTGGCGCACAAGTTCCCCGCAGAACGCGCGCAGACCACGCTGGAAGCCATCGACATCCAGATCGGCCGCACTGGCAAGCTCACCCCGGTCGGACGGCTCACTCCGGTCACCTTGGGCGGCGTCACCGTTACCAATGTCACGCTGCACAATCGCGACGAAATCGCCCGGTTGGGCGTGCGACCGGGGGACCGGGTGGTGGTGCAGCGCGCGGGCGACGTGATTCCGCAGGTCGTCGAGAACCTGACCCGCGAGGAGGAACGGCCTGCCTTCGCGTTCCCCGATCACTGTCCCCAATGTGGCAGTGAGGCGGTGGCCGAGGAGGGCGAAGTCGATGTCCGCTGCACCGGTGGGCTGGTCTGCCCGGCGCAGCGCACCGAGCGGCTCAAGCATTTCGTCAGCCGCGCTGCGCTCGATATCGAGGGGCTGGGCGAGAAGACCATCGACCAGTTCTTTGCGCTCGGCTGGCTGGAAAGCCCCGCCGACATCTTCCGCCTCCACCAGCGCCGCGAGGCGATCCTCGCGCTGGAGGGGTGGAAGGACAAGTCTGTGGATAACCTGTTGGCTTCTGTGGAAAACAAGCGCGCGCCCGATGCGGCACGGCTGCTGTTCGGCCTCGGCATTCGCCATGTCGGCGCGGTGACAGCGCGGGACCTGCTGAAGAATTTTCATTCGTTGGAGGCGCTGCGCGAAACCGCCGAAAGCGCCCGCGCTGGCGATGCCGAGGCAGCGGCCGCGCTCGGTTCGATCGACGGGATCGGCGGGGCAGTGGTCGAGGCGCTGGGCGATTTCTTCCACGAAGAACACAACCGCCAGGTGTGGGACGACCTGCTGAGCGAAGTCTCACCGCCGCGCTACGAAGTGCAGACCGTCGATTCCCCCGTTGTCGGGAAGACGGTGGTGTTCACCGGCAAGCTGGAAACCATGAGCCGCGACGAGGCCAAGGCGCAGGCCGAACGGCTGGGCGCGAAGGCGGCGGGATCGGTCAGCGCCAAGACCGACCTGCTGGTGGCCGGGCCGGGCGCGGGATCAAAGCTGAAGAAGGCGGCGGAGCTGGGAATCGAAGTGATCGACGAAGCGGGCTGGGCGGAGATCGTCGCGGCGGCAGGGTGA
- the recN gene encoding DNA repair protein RecN yields MLTSLSIRNIVLIEALDLAFGPGLGVLTGETGAGKSILLDALGLVLGARAETALVRAGEEQASVAATFEFAALPAAIAEALGEAEVELEPGEPLIIRRRVKADGGSKAFVNDQPVGAALLRQLAGALVELHGQHDDRGLVNPRGHRALLDRFAGADVARVAAAWEQWRGAREALAAARGAIEQAKADQDLLLAHLAELTAIAPEEGEEAVLAGSRSDMQKGEKLAGDLEELRLVWDGSDSPLARLRSAARKLDRIAPEHSLLAEALASLDRAVIEAGEAEEKLQAAAEALTHDPLELDRIETRLFELRALARKHGVQVDDLPGVMLGLRASLDAIEQGDADLVALEAEERTAGEAYRAAAGALHEARVAAGARLDTAVAGELAPLKLDAARFRTAVVELPEERWGPSGKDAVEFLISTNPGADFAPLTKIASGGELSRFILALKVALAEQGGAATVIFDEIDRGVGGAVASAIGERLARLASGGQLLAVTHSPQVAARGGTHYLIAKASSGTVTRTSVALLDEGGRQEEIARMLSGAEVTPEARAQADRLLEGV; encoded by the coding sequence ATGCTGACTTCCCTCTCCATCCGTAACATCGTGTTGATCGAAGCGCTGGACCTTGCGTTCGGGCCGGGACTCGGTGTGCTGACGGGGGAGACGGGGGCGGGCAAGTCGATCCTGCTCGATGCATTGGGTCTGGTGCTGGGCGCGCGGGCGGAGACTGCGCTGGTGCGCGCCGGGGAAGAACAGGCAAGCGTTGCCGCCACTTTCGAATTCGCCGCTCTGCCTGCCGCGATAGCCGAGGCGCTGGGCGAGGCCGAGGTCGAGCTGGAACCGGGCGAGCCGCTGATTATCCGCCGCCGGGTCAAGGCCGATGGCGGTTCGAAGGCATTCGTCAACGATCAGCCGGTGGGCGCGGCGCTGCTGCGGCAACTGGCGGGGGCGCTGGTGGAACTGCACGGCCAGCACGATGATCGCGGGCTGGTGAACCCGCGCGGGCACCGGGCGCTGCTCGACCGCTTTGCCGGGGCCGATGTGGCGCGGGTTGCAGCGGCGTGGGAGCAGTGGCGCGGAGCGCGCGAGGCCTTGGCGGCAGCGCGCGGGGCTATCGAACAGGCGAAGGCCGATCAGGACCTGCTGCTCGCGCATCTGGCCGAATTGACTGCGATTGCGCCGGAGGAAGGCGAGGAAGCTGTGCTCGCCGGGTCGCGCTCCGACATGCAGAAGGGCGAGAAACTGGCTGGCGACCTGGAGGAGCTGCGGCTGGTGTGGGACGGCAGCGATTCGCCGCTGGCCCGCCTGCGCAGCGCCGCACGCAAGCTGGACCGGATCGCGCCCGAACATTCGCTGCTCGCGGAGGCTTTGGCGAGCCTTGACCGCGCGGTGATCGAGGCGGGGGAAGCGGAGGAAAAGCTGCAAGCCGCTGCCGAGGCGCTGACGCACGATCCGCTCGAACTCGACCGGATCGAGACGCGGCTGTTCGAACTGCGCGCACTGGCCCGCAAACACGGGGTGCAGGTAGATGACCTGCCCGGGGTGATGCTGGGGCTGCGGGCCTCGCTCGATGCGATCGAGCAGGGTGATGCTGATCTGGTTGCGCTTGAGGCGGAGGAGCGCACGGCGGGGGAGGCCTATCGCGCGGCGGCTGGGGCGCTGCACGAGGCTCGCGTTGCGGCGGGGGCCAGGCTCGATACGGCGGTGGCGGGCGAACTCGCGCCGCTCAAGCTGGATGCGGCGCGATTCCGCACGGCGGTGGTCGAACTGCCGGAGGAGCGCTGGGGGCCATCGGGCAAGGACGCGGTCGAATTCCTTATCTCGACCAACCCCGGCGCCGATTTCGCGCCCCTGACCAAGATTGCCTCGGGCGGCGAACTGTCGCGCTTCATCCTCGCGCTGAAAGTGGCGCTGGCCGAACAGGGCGGGGCGGCGACGGTGATCTTCGACGAGATTGATCGCGGCGTGGGCGGCGCAGTGGCCTCGGCCATCGGCGAACGGCTGGCGCGGCTGGCTTCCGGCGGGCAATTGCTCGCCGTCACCCACTCGCCGCAAGTCGCCGCGCGGGGCGGCACGCATTACCTGATCGCCAAGGCCTCGAGCGGCACGGTAACGCGCACTTCGGTGGCGCTGCTGGACGAAGGCGGGCGGCAGGAGGAGATTGCGCGGATGCTGTCGGGCGCGGAAGTGACGCCGGAGGCCAGGGCGCAGGCGGATCGGTTGCTGGAGGGGGTTTGA
- a CDS encoding PilZ domain-containing protein → MAVCGHYGSAGRSATITRRNPLVLGEILTNVSEPWVAHNGRYRFTMTVLTIRAHRRYALRMPAQLQSESGKPARCLLIELSQDGLRISNLGERKLEPGEAVTLDMQCGKTMPGKIRWARDGVAGVLLDQPLHLPEMSEIIHADRRETAAA, encoded by the coding sequence ATGGCGGTTTGCGGTCATTACGGCTCCGCCGGTCGCAGCGCAACGATCACCCGCCGCAATCCGTTGGTGCTTGGGGAAATCTTAACCAATGTGAGCGAACCTTGGGTCGCACATAACGGGAGGTATCGGTTCACCATGACGGTGCTCACGATCAGGGCACACCGGCGCTATGCGCTGCGTATGCCGGCACAATTGCAGAGCGAAAGCGGCAAGCCCGCGCGCTGCCTGCTGATCGAACTGTCGCAGGACGGTTTGCGGATCAGCAATCTGGGTGAGCGAAAGCTCGAACCCGGTGAAGCGGTGACGCTGGATATGCAATGCGGCAAGACCATGCCCGGAAAAATCCGCTGGGCGCGCGATGGCGTGGCGGGCGTCCTGCTCGATCAGCCACTGCACTTGCCGGAAATGTCCGAGATCATCCACGCAGACCGCCGCGAAACCGCAGCAGCCTGA
- a CDS encoding outer membrane protein assembly factor BamD, whose translation MNPSKSIRAALVAATCAIVLTGCSRGSAEQGTDLAYVARDVETLYNAAKDRLDRGDLQVAAALFDEVERQHPYSPWARRAQLMSAFSYYAARDYNASIQSATRFLSIHPGNVDAPYAYYLIALSYYEQISDVERDQAITRQALAAMNEIVRRYPRSPYAADARLKIDLINDHLAGKEMEIGRFYQRTGQWLASALRFQNVVDDYQTTSHAPEALYRLVESNLAIGVPEEAQRYAAVLGANYPGNEWYERAFELMREHHPERLGG comes from the coding sequence ATGAACCCGTCAAAATCGATCCGCGCTGCGCTGGTAGCGGCCACTTGCGCCATTGTCCTTACCGGATGCAGCCGTGGCAGCGCCGAACAGGGCACCGACCTCGCTTACGTCGCGCGCGACGTGGAAACGCTCTATAACGCAGCGAAGGACCGGCTTGATCGCGGCGACCTGCAAGTGGCGGCGGCGCTGTTCGACGAAGTCGAGCGGCAGCATCCCTATTCGCCCTGGGCCCGCCGCGCGCAGCTGATGAGCGCCTTCTCCTACTATGCGGCGCGTGATTACAACGCCTCGATCCAGTCGGCCACGCGGTTCCTCTCGATCCACCCCGGAAACGTCGATGCGCCCTATGCCTATTACCTGATTGCGCTCAGCTATTACGAGCAGATCAGCGATGTGGAGCGCGATCAGGCGATCACGCGGCAGGCGCTTGCGGCGATGAACGAAATCGTCCGCCGCTATCCGCGCAGCCCCTATGCCGCAGATGCACGACTCAAGATCGACCTGATCAACGATCACCTTGCGGGCAAGGAGATGGAAATCGGGCGGTTTTACCAGCGCACCGGGCAGTGGCTGGCTTCCGCGCTGCGGTTCCAGAACGTGGTGGACGATTACCAGACCACCAGCCACGCGCCCGAAGCGCTGTACCGTCTGGTCGAATCGAACCTTGCCATCGGCGTGCCGGAAGAAGCGCAGCGCTATGCAGCGGTGCTCGGCGCGAATTATCCGGGCAATGAATGGTACGAGCGTGCATTTGAACTGATGCGGGAACACCATCCGGAGCGGCTGGGCGGGTAA
- a CDS encoding UrcA family protein: MTRFLKTGLAAAMLASAFTATPVLASQDGEPAEAYVRYDDLDLSTERGLGLLESRYRDAAQYACGMDIRETGTRMARREARLCYAEKLRNYEREVAAIIAADRRNV, from the coding sequence ATGACCCGTTTCCTGAAGACAGGACTTGCTGCCGCCATGCTGGCCAGCGCCTTCACCGCCACCCCCGTGCTGGCCAGCCAGGATGGCGAGCCCGCCGAAGCCTATGTCCGCTACGACGATCTCGACCTGTCGACCGAGCGCGGGCTTGGCCTGCTGGAATCGCGCTATCGCGATGCCGCGCAATATGCCTGCGGCATGGATATCCGCGAAACCGGAACGCGCATGGCCCGCCGCGAAGCGCGGCTGTGCTACGCCGAAAAGCTGCGCAATTACGAGCGCGAAGTGGCCGCCATTATCGCTGCCGACCGTCGCAACGTCTGA
- a CDS encoding 2OG-Fe(II) oxygenase has translation MAKALFELNPDLDRAALTRRFAQAKRLQIRDVLTDVTARELRTILHTATPWGIAMQAGATGKARGFSAAELRDQAGAQAAMELAKATDAAAAKGDYAFRSLRYSLVEAVQQGWDKDGPFEILLEHLNAEPFLELMREVTGIPELCRADGHASCYAAQHFLGRHNDSHVAEGWRIAYVLNLTIDDWHPDWGGHLLFFDAEGNIELGMKPKFNTLNLFLVPQDHAVSYVPPFAPKGRYSINGWLRDR, from the coding sequence ATGGCCAAAGCGCTTTTCGAGCTGAACCCCGATCTCGACCGTGCGGCGCTGACCCGCCGGTTCGCACAGGCGAAGCGGTTGCAGATCCGCGACGTGCTTACCGATGTAACAGCGCGCGAATTGCGCACTATCCTCCACACGGCGACACCCTGGGGGATTGCCATGCAAGCGGGTGCAACCGGCAAGGCACGCGGCTTCAGTGCGGCGGAATTGCGCGATCAGGCAGGGGCGCAGGCGGCGATGGAACTGGCCAAGGCCACCGATGCGGCGGCAGCGAAGGGCGACTATGCCTTCCGCTCGCTTCGTTATTCATTGGTTGAGGCAGTGCAGCAGGGTTGGGACAAGGACGGACCGTTCGAAATTCTGCTTGAACATCTCAACGCCGAGCCTTTCCTGGAACTGATGCGTGAGGTGACGGGCATCCCCGAACTGTGCCGTGCCGATGGTCATGCCAGTTGCTACGCCGCGCAGCACTTCCTCGGGCGGCACAACGACAGCCACGTCGCCGAAGGCTGGCGGATCGCCTATGTGCTCAATCTCACCATCGATGACTGGCATCCCGATTGGGGCGGACACCTGCTGTTCTTCGATGCCGAGGGGAATATCGAGCTGGGCATGAAGCCGAAGTTCAACACGCTCAATCTGTTTCTGGTGCCGCAGGATCACGCCGTCAGCTACGTTCCACCGTTTGCCCCCAAGGGCCGTTATTCGATTAACGGCTGGCTGCGCGACCGGTGA
- a CDS encoding tetratricopeptide repeat protein: MSAGSGIYFGDAALANSEGNLAMRRGDPSAAEALFAQACRIAPQITEFAINQAIALATLERHEAALSVLDRHASACAGDARYHSVRANSLRALRRLAESAQSYDRSLALAPQGAKALHGRARVAMERGEADAVARFEAALAVNTQDPEAWLGLAEALDAAGETTRARDIAAQLVAQAPHWVEALRFLSQLRLAAGEGHFAAHFAEAERLRPSDPDLARAHVTVLDAHDLHAEALAVAAAAHARMPGDPAMALLEAVQASSAGEDARATALFAELALETPERWLHEARHCLRIGELARCEALLEPVIAQAPGNVSAWAMRDLVWRLAADARADWLHGQDGLVRMLALPDAAAVVAEAVPLLHWLHDKSAFPLGQSLRGGTQTRGNLFDRAEPELARLHSALIAALEDYRAGLAPADPSHPLLRHREGGWAITGSWSVRLAGGGDHHAPHLHPQGLLSSACYLLLPDAVGEEAQAGWIELGRPAPDLRLDLPPLYTLEPKAGHLALFPSTLYHGTRPFRLGQRMTVAFDVTLAGAGH; this comes from the coding sequence GTGAGCGCTGGTTCGGGAATCTATTTCGGCGATGCAGCGCTGGCCAACAGCGAGGGCAATCTGGCGATGCGGAGGGGCGATCCATCTGCGGCAGAAGCACTGTTCGCACAGGCTTGCAGAATTGCGCCGCAAATCACGGAATTTGCGATAAATCAGGCCATCGCGCTGGCGACGCTCGAACGTCATGAGGCGGCGTTGTCGGTTCTCGATCGCCACGCTTCAGCCTGCGCGGGCGATGCACGTTATCACTCTGTCCGCGCCAATTCGCTGCGGGCTTTACGGCGGCTCGCGGAGTCCGCGCAGTCCTATGACCGCAGCCTTGCCCTCGCCCCGCAGGGAGCCAAGGCCCTGCATGGCCGCGCGCGAGTGGCAATGGAGCGGGGCGAGGCCGACGCGGTGGCGCGGTTCGAGGCGGCGCTGGCGGTGAATACACAAGACCCGGAAGCGTGGCTGGGACTCGCCGAAGCACTTGATGCAGCCGGGGAAACCACCCGCGCGCGCGATATCGCCGCGCAGTTGGTGGCGCAGGCGCCCCATTGGGTGGAAGCGCTGCGATTTCTCTCGCAATTGCGGCTAGCCGCGGGAGAAGGTCACTTCGCTGCGCACTTCGCCGAGGCCGAGCGCCTCCGTCCGTCCGATCCGGATCTCGCTCGCGCGCACGTGACGGTGCTCGATGCACATGATCTGCACGCAGAAGCTCTCGCGGTAGCGGCGGCAGCGCACGCGCGGATGCCCGGCGATCCGGCGATGGCACTGCTCGAAGCGGTGCAGGCGAGCAGCGCGGGCGAGGATGCGCGGGCGACTGCATTGTTCGCTGAGCTCGCGCTCGAAACGCCAGAACGCTGGTTGCACGAGGCGCGGCATTGCCTGCGGATCGGCGAATTGGCGCGGTGCGAAGCCTTGCTGGAACCGGTGATTGCGCAGGCACCCGGCAATGTCTCGGCCTGGGCGATGCGCGATCTGGTGTGGCGGCTCGCCGCCGATGCACGCGCGGACTGGCTGCACGGGCAGGATGGGCTGGTGCGGATGCTCGCCCTGCCCGATGCCGCTGCGGTGGTGGCCGAAGCCGTGCCCTTGCTGCATTGGCTGCATGACAAGTCGGCCTTCCCGCTCGGCCAGAGCCTGCGCGGAGGGACGCAGACGCGCGGCAACCTGTTCGATCGGGCGGAGCCAGAGCTCGCACGGCTGCATTCGGCGCTGATCGCCGCGCTGGAGGACTATCGCGCCGGATTGGCGCCTGCCGATCCTTCCCACCCCCTGCTGCGCCACCGGGAAGGTGGCTGGGCGATAACCGGTTCATGGTCGGTCCGGCTCGCGGGCGGCGGAGATCATCATGCGCCGCACCTGCATCCGCAGGGTTTGTTGTCCTCCGCCTGCTATCTGTTGCTGCCCGATGCTGTGGGCGAGGAAGCGCAGGCAGGCTGGATCGAATTGGGCCGCCCTGCCCCCGACCTGCGGCTCGACCTGCCGCCGCTCTACACGCTGGAGCCAAAGGCCGGCCATCTCGCGCTGTTTCCCAGCACGCTCTACCACGGCACGCGCCCCTTCCGGCTGGGGCAGCGGATGACGGTGGCTTTCGATGTGACCCTAGCGGGGGCGGGTCATTGA